In the genome of Plasmodium falciparum 3D7 genome assembly, chromosome: 2, one region contains:
- a CDS encoding dynein light chain, putative, whose protein sequence is MSSQNFSQNLKKHMQSLLIRKSDMPYYSQNNIVDIITGVLDKYTDANTNNINVENAIKNIKEILDKTFGSGWICLIGESFSFNISAKENSFLFCFYQGYLAIVVYKC, encoded by the exons atgagtTCGCAAAATTTCTCTCAAAATTTGAAAAAGCATATGCAGAGTCTCCTAATCAGA AAATCTGATATGCCATATTATAGTCAAAACAATATTGTGGATATAATAACAGGAGTATTAGATAAGTACACTGACGCAAatactaataatattaacgttgaa aatgctataaaaaatataaaagaaattctAGATAAAACGTTTGGTTCCGGTTGGATTTGCTTAATAGGAGAGTCTTTTTCTTTCAATATATCAGCAAAA GAAAATTCCttcttattttgtttttatcaaGGATATTTAGCTATTGTTGTTTATAAATGTTGa
- a CDS encoding aspartate transaminase has protein sequence MDKLLSSLENIEVDNILKTAREFKEDTCEEKINLSIGVCCNDDGDLHIFDSVLNADKLVTENYKEKPYLLGNGTEDFSTLTQNLIFGNNSKYIEDKKICTIQCIGGTGAIFVLLEFLKMLNVETLYVTNPPYINHVNMIESRGFNLKYINFFDYNLIDINYDLFLNDLRNIPNGSSVILQISCYNPCSVNIEEKYFDEIIEIVLHKKHVIIFDIAYQGFGHTNLEEDVLLIRKFEEKNIAFSVCQSFSKNMSLYGERAGALHIVCKNQEEKKIVFNNLCFIVRKFYSSPVIHTNRILCQLLNNQNLKLNWIKELSQLSQRITNNRILFFNKLETYQKKYNLNYDWNVYKKQRGLFSFVPLLAKIAEHLKTHHIYIINNGRINVSGITKNNVDYIADKICLSLSQI, from the coding sequence ATGGATAAGTTATTAAGCAGCTTAGAAAATATCGAAGTCGACAATATCTTAAAAACGGCAAGAGAGTTTAAGGAAGATACATGTGAggagaaaataaatttatccATCGGTGTGTGTTGTAATGATGATGGAGACttacatatatttgataGTGTATTAAATGCCGATAAGTTAGTAAcagaaaattataaagagAAACCATATTTGTTAGGTAACGGTACAGAAGATTTTTCAACATTAACACAGAATTTAATATTTGGTAATAATTCCAAATATatagaagataaaaaaatatgtacaatTCAATGTATTGGAGGTACTGGTgctatttttgttttattagaatttttaaaaatgttaaatGTTGAAACTTTATATGTTACAAATCCACCTTATATTAATCATGTGAATATGATTGAATCAAGGggatttaatttaaaatatataaatttttttgattataatttgatagatataaattatgatttATTTCTAAATGATCTTAGAAATATACCAAATGGATCCTCAGTTATTTTACAAATATCTTGTTATAATCCTTGTAGTGTTAAtattgaagaaaaatattttgatgaAATAATAGAAATTGTTTTACATAAAAAACATGTTATTATCTTTGATATAGCTTATCAAGGATTTGGACATACAAATTTAGAAGAAGATGTCTTACTTATTCGAAAgtttgaagaaaaaaatatcgCCTTTTCGGTATGTCAATccttttcaaaaaatatgtCGCTTTATGGAGAAAGAGCAGGTGCTCTTCATATTGTTTGTAAAAatcaagaagaaaaaaaaatcgtttttaataatttatgttttatCGTACGTAAATTTTATTCGTCTCCTGTTATACATACGAATCGTATTCTATGCCAACttttaaataatcaaaatttaaaattaaattggATTAAAGAACTTAGTCAATTATCACAACGTATTACGAATAATAGAATCCTATTCTTTAATAAATTAGAAacatatcaaaaaaaatataatctaAATTATGATTGGAATGTCtataaaaaacaaagagGCCTTTTTTCATTCGTTCCTCTACTAGCCAAAATTGCTGAGCATTTAAAAAcacatcatatttatataattaataatggTAGAATAAATGTCTCCGGAATAACCAAAAATAATGTCGATTATATAGCCGACAAAATTTGTCTTTCGCTAAGTCAAATATGA